One Phycisphaera mikurensis NBRC 102666 DNA window includes the following coding sequences:
- a CDS encoding phosphomannomutase/phosphoglucomutase produces the protein MPHPHIAKVFKAYDVRALYPDPLDEPIAEKIGYGVGVFLKKGNGGEKGTVVVSRDHRPAAPSMAEALIRGIRAAGMDVVDLGSCDTSIQYFAVPHLGAAGGVQCTASHNPIEYIGFKVSAKGARPVGRDTGLAEIQATAEGLDDGFLAGKEQGSYEERDIWEAYRKHILQFLTGGIQRPLKLFVDASNGMGTTLLEKVFTGVPNLEIVSINAEYTDDWAHEPNPLVPENMQPTVEGVKRTGADLGACFDGDADRCMLVDDQGNLCGCDHLTAWMAGHFVSRSATDPGTADPTTIVYDLRSSKVVEETVRGLGAIPAMSKVGHVNMKALLRETGGVFGGELSGHFYFRDNSYADSGAITLAAALTVLGQNDQKLSELIGPYRKYPQSGEINFKNDDKQGTIDKLEASFKDRAKEILHLDGVSIDCWDDCGYWFNVRSSNTEPLLRLNAEAKDEAKLKALMDELMPQMGTVDAGH, from the coding sequence ATGCCCCACCCCCACATCGCGAAGGTCTTCAAGGCGTACGACGTGCGCGCCCTCTACCCGGATCCGCTCGACGAGCCGATCGCCGAGAAGATCGGCTACGGCGTGGGCGTGTTCCTGAAGAAGGGCAACGGCGGGGAGAAGGGGACCGTCGTGGTCTCGCGGGACCACCGCCCGGCGGCGCCCTCGATGGCCGAGGCCCTCATCCGCGGCATCCGCGCCGCCGGCATGGACGTCGTCGACCTGGGATCCTGCGACACCAGCATCCAGTACTTCGCGGTGCCGCACCTCGGCGCCGCCGGCGGCGTCCAGTGCACCGCCTCGCACAACCCCATCGAGTACATCGGCTTCAAGGTCTCGGCCAAGGGCGCCCGCCCGGTCGGCCGCGACACCGGGCTCGCCGAGATCCAGGCGACCGCCGAGGGCCTCGACGACGGCTTCCTCGCCGGCAAAGAGCAGGGGTCCTACGAGGAACGAGACATCTGGGAGGCGTACCGCAAGCACATCCTCCAGTTCCTCACCGGCGGCATTCAGCGGCCGCTGAAGCTCTTCGTCGACGCGAGCAACGGCATGGGCACGACCCTGCTGGAGAAGGTCTTCACCGGCGTGCCGAACCTGGAGATCGTCTCGATCAACGCCGAGTACACCGACGACTGGGCCCACGAGCCCAACCCGCTGGTGCCCGAGAACATGCAGCCGACGGTGGAGGGCGTGAAGCGGACGGGTGCCGACCTGGGGGCCTGCTTCGACGGCGACGCCGACCGCTGCATGCTCGTCGACGACCAGGGCAACCTCTGCGGCTGCGACCACCTGACCGCGTGGATGGCCGGCCACTTCGTCAGCCGCAGCGCGACCGATCCGGGAACCGCAGACCCGACGACGATCGTCTACGACCTGCGGAGCTCCAAGGTCGTCGAGGAGACGGTCCGCGGCCTGGGCGCGATCCCGGCGATGAGCAAGGTCGGCCACGTCAACATGAAGGCGCTGCTGCGGGAGACCGGCGGCGTCTTCGGCGGCGAGCTGTCGGGGCACTTCTACTTCCGCGACAACAGCTACGCCGACTCGGGGGCGATCACGCTCGCGGCGGCGCTCACCGTGCTCGGGCAGAACGACCAGAAGCTCAGCGAGCTGATCGGGCCCTACCGCAAGTACCCGCAGTCCGGCGAGATCAACTTCAAGAACGACGACAAGCAGGGGACGATCGACAAGCTGGAGGCGAGCTTCAAGGACCGCGCGAAGGAGATCCTCCACCTCGACGGCGTGTCGATCGACTGCTGGGACGACTGCGGCTACTGGTTCAATGTGAGGTCGAGCAACACCGAGCCGCTGCTGCGCTTGAACGCCGAGGCGAAGGACGAGGCGAAGCTCAAGGCGCTGATGGATGAGCTGATGCCGCAGATGGGGACGGTGGACGCCGGCCACTGA
- a CDS encoding MMPL family transporter, whose protein sequence is MRRWITLPERRPRATLGVAAVVLALAGLSVLRLEPDASMAPLIPEGVPAAEALRTLGDRFEVAERALVLVEAAEASPGDRRRELIAFGRRLGDAIERDPAAGPLTRSVVLEPGADAASWIREEVTPAALPYLDEEALAGLRARLSPEGLEARTRRVADLLGGGAPGAQAAVAAAVADPVGVSELLAASARRRGGRLDRGAFGGGPMISADGRALLVQLVPAGEPGDLDASAAFTAAVRAVIDRAVAADPAVGAARLFGGPPTAAYNAAAIRSDMTRSVTGSVLLLQGLFLLAYRRWLAFPLAAVPLAAGLLAGFGVYACFRGTLTPLTAAAGAVLAGLGVDFAIHRLGVDGGGLHGSGNRAVAGPMAAACGTSLLGFAAMGVSSVPAVRDFALVGALGLAGASVAALTLLPALLALTRRAGAPAARDGGARRLAAAVAARPRAAVAAGAAAGLAVLGAAAWPTGTERFAHDLDALNPRPNPPLEAQADAEKIFPAADATLPVIVEAADGASLRAADAAVAAAVREAAPVLTAAAGGPVGVGFTGLSSMLPAPTPPPGFAAAAEALRGVDLGAAAEAAGLAPGALDPAEAWLRLLPDAPAPDEAALRRHPLLASAVLPAGSADREGKRLALATVRWTLPPGADAGARGRVVDALGDAVDAVPGATATGLERGGRVIGERLGGELARMLAIAGVAVLAWLFACFRRVGTVLLVLVPPAAGVAAVLAAGNLAGVPLNLLSVLALPLLVGIGVDDGVFLVAHARRGGAEAAAALGNSLYAVTVTSVSTAAGFGSLLFTSTPAIRTLGGTLAAGVAACWLASVLVVLPLVLRGAAR, encoded by the coding sequence ATGAGACGTTGGATCACCCTCCCCGAGCGGCGGCCTCGGGCGACGCTTGGCGTCGCGGCGGTCGTGCTCGCGCTCGCGGGGCTTTCGGTGCTGCGGCTGGAGCCGGACGCGTCGATGGCGCCGCTGATCCCCGAGGGCGTGCCCGCGGCGGAGGCGCTGCGGACGCTGGGCGACCGCTTCGAGGTCGCCGAGCGGGCGCTGGTGCTGGTCGAGGCGGCAGAGGCTTCCCCCGGGGATCGACGCCGGGAGCTGATCGCCTTCGGCCGGCGGCTGGGGGACGCGATCGAGCGGGACCCGGCGGCGGGGCCGCTCACGCGGTCGGTGGTCCTGGAGCCCGGCGCGGACGCGGCATCCTGGATCCGCGAAGAGGTGACGCCGGCGGCGCTCCCCTACCTCGACGAGGAGGCGCTGGCCGGGTTGCGGGCGCGGCTCTCGCCGGAGGGGCTGGAAGCGCGGACGCGGCGGGTGGCGGACCTGCTCGGAGGCGGCGCCCCCGGCGCGCAGGCGGCGGTCGCGGCGGCGGTGGCGGATCCGGTCGGCGTGTCGGAGCTGCTGGCGGCGTCGGCCCGGCGCCGCGGCGGGCGGCTCGACCGCGGCGCCTTCGGCGGGGGGCCGATGATCTCCGCCGACGGCCGGGCGCTGCTGGTGCAGCTCGTGCCCGCCGGCGAGCCGGGGGACCTCGACGCCTCGGCGGCGTTCACCGCGGCGGTGCGGGCGGTGATCGACCGGGCGGTGGCGGCGGATCCGGCGGTCGGCGCCGCCCGGCTCTTCGGGGGCCCGCCCACGGCGGCGTACAACGCCGCAGCCATCCGCTCGGACATGACGCGCAGCGTCACCGGCTCGGTGCTCCTGCTGCAGGGGCTCTTCCTGCTCGCGTACCGGCGGTGGCTCGCGTTCCCGCTCGCGGCGGTCCCGCTGGCGGCGGGGCTGCTCGCCGGCTTCGGGGTCTACGCGTGCTTCCGCGGGACGCTCACGCCCCTGACCGCGGCGGCGGGGGCGGTGCTCGCGGGGCTGGGCGTGGACTTCGCGATCCACCGGCTGGGGGTGGACGGCGGGGGGCTGCACGGTTCGGGCAACCGTGCGGTGGCCGGGCCGATGGCGGCGGCGTGCGGGACGTCGCTCCTGGGCTTCGCGGCGATGGGCGTGAGCTCGGTGCCGGCGGTGCGGGACTTCGCGCTCGTCGGGGCGCTGGGGCTGGCGGGCGCCTCCGTCGCGGCGCTCACGCTGCTGCCGGCGCTGCTTGCGCTGACACGGCGGGCGGGCGCTCCGGCCGCGCGCGACGGCGGGGCGAGGCGGCTGGCGGCCGCGGTGGCGGCGCGGCCGCGGGCGGCGGTGGCCGCCGGCGCGGCGGCGGGCCTGGCGGTGCTCGGCGCGGCGGCGTGGCCGACGGGCACCGAGCGCTTCGCCCACGACCTCGACGCGCTGAACCCGCGGCCGAACCCGCCGCTGGAGGCTCAGGCCGACGCGGAGAAAATCTTTCCCGCGGCCGACGCGACGCTGCCGGTGATCGTGGAGGCGGCGGACGGCGCCTCGCTGCGGGCGGCGGACGCGGCGGTTGCGGCGGCCGTGCGGGAGGCGGCGCCGGTGCTCACCGCCGCCGCGGGCGGGCCGGTGGGCGTGGGCTTCACCGGCCTCTCGTCGATGCTGCCGGCTCCGACGCCTCCGCCGGGCTTCGCGGCGGCCGCGGAGGCGCTGCGGGGCGTGGACCTCGGCGCGGCCGCGGAGGCCGCCGGCCTCGCGCCCGGCGCGCTCGACCCGGCCGAGGCCTGGCTCCGCTTGCTGCCCGACGCGCCAGCGCCCGACGAGGCCGCGCTCCGCCGGCACCCGCTGCTCGCCTCCGCGGTGCTGCCCGCCGGATCCGCGGACCGCGAGGGGAAACGGCTTGCTCTGGCCACGGTCCGCTGGACGCTCCCGCCCGGGGCGGATGCCGGAGCGCGCGGCCGCGTCGTCGACGCGCTCGGCGACGCCGTCGACGCCGTCCCGGGGGCGACGGCGACGGGCCTGGAGCGGGGCGGCCGCGTCATCGGCGAGCGGCTCGGCGGCGAGCTGGCGCGGATGCTCGCGATCGCCGGCGTCGCCGTCCTCGCCTGGCTGTTCGCCTGCTTCCGGCGGGTCGGCACCGTGCTGCTCGTGCTCGTCCCGCCCGCGGCGGGCGTCGCGGCGGTGCTCGCGGCGGGGAACCTCGCGGGCGTGCCGCTGAACCTGCTGTCGGTGCTCGCGCTCCCGCTGCTGGTGGGCATCGGCGTGGACGACGGCGTCTTCCTGGTTGCCCACGCCCGCAGAGGCGGGGCCGAGGCCGCCGCGGCGCTGGGCAACAGCCTCTACGCGGTGACGGTGACCAGCGTCTCGACCGCGGCGGGTTTCGGCTCGCTGCTGTTCACGTCGACGCCGGCGATCCGGACGCTCGGCGGCACGCTGGCCGCGGGCGTGGCGGCGTGCTGGCTGGCCTCCGTGCTGGTCGTGCTGCCGCTGGTTCTCCGCGGAGCGGCGAGATGA
- a CDS encoding polysaccharide deacetylase family protein: MSGVLVAAGAAGLAASAAGIARGIASPRSSLLMPVRWRADPAACGPVAALTFDDGPHPVGTPLVLEALARRGVRATFFVIGQHVERHPELVREIRDAGHLIGNHSHRHGHADALRGRRFWRRELGRCGDAVEAACGVRPTLFRPPMGVKSPLQAAAVRDLGLAAVTWSRRGRDGRRADPQRILDRLGDAGPGEILTLHDGTDPAFDRDPRPTAAALDPLLHRLLGGGRIERLVGVDELLGLAGTS; this comes from the coding sequence ATGAGCGGCGTGCTCGTGGCGGCGGGGGCGGCGGGGCTCGCGGCCTCGGCCGCGGGCATCGCGCGGGGCATCGCCAGCCCGCGGAGCTCGCTGCTGATGCCCGTCCGCTGGCGGGCCGACCCGGCGGCGTGCGGCCCGGTCGCCGCGCTCACCTTCGACGACGGCCCGCACCCGGTCGGCACGCCGCTGGTGCTCGAAGCGCTCGCCCGCCGCGGCGTGCGGGCGACGTTCTTCGTCATCGGGCAGCACGTCGAGCGGCACCCCGAGCTCGTGCGAGAGATCCGCGACGCCGGCCACCTCATCGGCAACCACAGCCACCGCCACGGCCACGCGGACGCCCTGCGTGGCCGGCGCTTCTGGCGGCGGGAGCTCGGCCGCTGCGGCGACGCGGTGGAGGCCGCCTGCGGCGTGCGGCCCACGCTGTTCCGCCCGCCGATGGGCGTGAAGTCGCCGCTGCAGGCGGCCGCCGTCCGCGACCTGGGGCTTGCCGCCGTCACCTGGAGCCGCCGCGGGCGTGACGGGCGGCGGGCGGATCCGCAGCGGATCCTCGACCGCCTCGGCGATGCCGGCCCCGGCGAGATCCTCACCCTGCACGACGGCACCGACCCCGCCTTCGACCGCGACCCGCGCCCGACCGCCGCCGCGCTGGACCCGCTGCTTCACCGCCTGCTCGGCGGCGGGCGGATCGAGCGGCTCGTCGGCGTCGACGAGCTGCTCGGGCTCGCCGGCACGAGCTGA
- a CDS encoding aspartyl protease family protein — protein MIPARHALQRPLRHPLLRDPWPLRRGRALRLAVAIGLSFAGIAGCAGPPAPAAERTPPGRIAVLADADAWTADAVIPLVERGAFRLARAEIDGRRAGLFLVDTGANRTVIAEGVAGRLGLERGAEVRASGVTGYSIHAEIDLPALRLAGGGGPAVELGTRTALGLSFHTLGPALRGGGGILGFTDLAGVPFTLKPARGGEPATLTLHRPAAFRPPAGATRHRLRRILGLPAVEATLAGRAGRPPVRVDLLLDTGASGGLSLPLDLLRRRPDLLSVPAAGAGLRRGVGGPGLTTQTWVRSLSTLGLTLRDVPTAFGPGPPGIRAGRGRVLGRLGQAVLRQAELTFDASRGWIWIRFAEPDARS, from the coding sequence ATGATCCCCGCTCGCCACGCCCTCCAGCGCCCGCTCCGGCACCCGTTGCTGCGGGACCCGTGGCCGCTACGCCGCGGCCGGGCGCTGCGCCTCGCGGTCGCGATCGGCCTGTCCTTCGCCGGCATCGCCGGCTGCGCCGGACCGCCCGCGCCGGCCGCGGAGCGGACGCCGCCGGGCCGGATCGCCGTGCTCGCGGACGCCGACGCGTGGACGGCCGACGCCGTGATCCCGCTGGTGGAACGCGGCGCCTTCCGGCTCGCCCGCGCCGAGATCGATGGGCGGCGGGCCGGCCTGTTCCTCGTGGACACCGGCGCCAACCGCACGGTCATCGCCGAGGGCGTCGCCGGCCGGCTCGGGCTGGAGCGGGGCGCGGAGGTGCGTGCCTCGGGCGTGACCGGCTACTCGATCCACGCGGAGATCGACCTGCCCGCCCTCCGGCTCGCCGGCGGCGGCGGGCCCGCGGTGGAGCTCGGAACGCGGACCGCGTTGGGGCTCTCGTTCCACACGCTCGGCCCGGCGCTGCGGGGCGGCGGCGGGATCCTCGGCTTCACGGACCTGGCGGGCGTGCCCTTCACGCTGAAGCCCGCCCGGGGCGGCGAACCGGCGACGCTGACCCTCCACCGCCCCGCCGCGTTCCGCCCGCCCGCCGGAGCGACCCGGCACCGGCTCCGGCGGATCCTGGGGCTGCCGGCGGTGGAGGCAACGCTGGCGGGCCGCGCCGGGCGGCCGCCGGTCCGCGTCGACCTGCTGCTGGACACCGGCGCCAGCGGCGGCCTCTCGCTCCCGCTGGATTTGCTGCGGCGGCGGCCGGACCTGCTCAGCGTGCCCGCCGCCGGCGCCGGCCTGCGCCGCGGCGTCGGCGGGCCCGGCCTCACCACGCAGACGTGGGTCCGCTCGCTCAGCACCCTCGGGCTCACCCTCCGCGACGTGCCCACCGCCTTCGGCCCGGGCCCGCCGGGGATCCGCGCCGGCCGCGGCCGCGTGCTCGGCCGCCTCGGCCAGGCCGTGCTCCGCCAGGCGGAGCTGACCTTCGACGCGAGCCGCGGCTGGATCTGGATCCGCTTCGCGGAGCCCGACGCCCGGTCGTGA
- the rplU gene encoding 50S ribosomal protein L21, translated as MYAIIEDSGTQIKVSEGDVIDVDLRALGDDQADLTFDRVLVIGGGEGAATLGSPLIEGATVKADILDEGRGPKIEIIKFKRRKGYTRRNGHRQGRLRVRVTAISG; from the coding sequence ATGTACGCGATCATCGAAGACAGCGGCACCCAGATCAAGGTGTCCGAAGGCGACGTCATCGACGTCGACCTGCGCGCCCTCGGCGACGACCAAGCCGACCTCACGTTCGACCGGGTCCTGGTGATCGGAGGCGGCGAGGGCGCGGCGACGCTCGGCTCCCCGCTGATCGAGGGCGCGACCGTGAAGGCGGACATCCTCGACGAGGGCCGCGGCCCCAAGATCGAGATCATCAAGTTCAAGCGCCGCAAGGGCTACACCCGGCGGAACGGCCACCGCCAGGGCCGCCTGCGGGTCCGCGTGACCGCGATCTCCGGCTGA
- the panC gene encoding pantoate--beta-alanine ligase: MHLLRSPDELHAWRRGLRGPLALVPTMGALHAGHLAHPAAARAAGAGAVLVSVFVNPTQFDDPADLAAYPRAIEADAAACAASGVDAVFAPATGALYPPGVPAAAVDVPALTAAPELEDAHRPGHFAGVARVVTKLLGLCRPELATFGRKDLQQLRLVQAIATDLCLGVEIVEVPTLREPDGLALSSRNQRLDPRSRQAAAAISASLAAAHAAHAGGAGSGGEAAEALRAGLAAEPSLGVDYAEVRDAGTLRPPEPGGGRPLAALVAARVGGVRLIDNLLLGEALPAELARPA, encoded by the coding sequence GTGCACCTCCTCCGCAGCCCCGACGAACTCCACGCCTGGCGGCGCGGCCTCCGGGGGCCGCTCGCGCTGGTCCCGACCATGGGCGCGCTGCACGCGGGCCACCTCGCCCACCCCGCCGCCGCCCGGGCCGCGGGCGCGGGCGCCGTCCTCGTGAGCGTGTTCGTGAACCCCACGCAGTTCGACGACCCCGCCGACCTCGCCGCGTACCCGCGTGCGATCGAGGCCGACGCCGCCGCGTGCGCCGCTTCGGGCGTGGACGCCGTCTTCGCTCCCGCCACCGGGGCGCTCTACCCGCCCGGCGTTCCGGCGGCCGCCGTCGACGTCCCCGCCCTGACCGCCGCCCCCGAGCTGGAGGACGCCCACCGGCCCGGCCACTTCGCCGGCGTCGCCCGCGTGGTGACCAAGCTCCTCGGGCTGTGCCGGCCCGAGCTGGCGACCTTCGGGCGGAAGGACCTGCAGCAGCTGCGGCTGGTGCAGGCGATTGCCACCGACCTGTGCCTCGGCGTTGAGATCGTCGAGGTGCCCACGCTGCGGGAACCCGACGGGCTGGCGCTGAGCTCGCGGAACCAGCGGCTGGACCCGCGGAGCCGCCAGGCCGCCGCCGCGATCTCCGCTTCGCTCGCCGCCGCGCACGCCGCGCACGCGGGCGGGGCGGGGTCGGGCGGCGAAGCGGCGGAGGCGCTGCGTGCCGGCCTCGCGGCCGAGCCGAGCCTGGGCGTGGACTACGCGGAGGTCCGCGACGCCGGCACGCTCCGGCCGCCGGAGCCCGGCGGCGGCCGGCCGCTCGCCGCGCTCGTCGCCGCCCGCGTCGGCGGCGTCCGCCTCATCGACAACCTGCTGCTCGGCGAGGCGCTGCCGGCCGAGCTCGCCCGGCCCGCTTGA
- a CDS encoding DnaA/Hda family protein, whose protein sequence is MSALPSLPPLPDEPAAGLPGKTAPAGPRLADAGGRAAGTGNGPPALTPDLRERLLGPLEARFGVGRVSLWIDGGRGLGLDPETGALTLAVPHRFAADRLRQGGLAHALSEAAAGAGLPSCAADAETQPAAGPGCDPAAAGAPGAGRGPHPHLRLVVGPSPTDAAAEAGGGAAEGVSAGRPAAPAAPAGTPGRRPARGGGARTGRAGGGATRRRGGSATPGQRFGNFVTGPCNELGFAAASALASGDHDGPLFVHGPCGTGKTHLVTGLVAAWRERCPGSRVVHTTGERFTNRFIEHARRGTLAAFRREFRGCHLLAVDDVHFIAGKQKTQHELLHCFDAALSAGVPVVFASDRHPRQLQEMGTPLSSRCLQGLVAELEAPAPAMRRTLIAELGARRGLRIDADAAAALEPLAGPGVREIEGLLAKLDVLDRLGPGGRLKAMAPPPGRTAAAGAAPAGAPGRPVGAALVERLRRLERPGPPPRRLNPGPAGVATIAEIVGEALGVEPREALGAGRSRVVVQARALVAHLARELTAMSYPEIARAMGRPSHSGVITADKRVRSQAEADAAVPVAGGGEPVPVRRLLADLRARLRAAG, encoded by the coding sequence GTGAGCGCCCTCCCCTCCCTTCCCCCCCTCCCGGACGAACCCGCCGCCGGCCTGCCGGGGAAAACCGCGCCCGCGGGACCGCGGCTGGCCGACGCCGGCGGGCGGGCGGCGGGCACCGGGAACGGGCCGCCGGCGCTCACGCCGGACCTGCGGGAGCGGCTGCTCGGGCCGCTGGAGGCTCGCTTCGGCGTGGGCCGGGTCAGCCTCTGGATCGACGGGGGCCGCGGCCTGGGGCTCGATCCCGAAACCGGGGCGCTCACGCTCGCGGTGCCGCACCGCTTCGCCGCCGATCGCCTCCGCCAGGGCGGCCTCGCGCACGCGCTCTCCGAGGCCGCCGCCGGCGCGGGCCTGCCCTCCTGCGCGGCCGACGCGGAGACGCAGCCGGCGGCGGGCCCGGGGTGCGATCCCGCGGCGGCCGGCGCGCCGGGTGCGGGCCGCGGCCCGCACCCGCACCTGCGGCTGGTCGTCGGGCCCTCGCCCACCGACGCGGCGGCGGAAGCCGGCGGCGGCGCGGCGGAAGGGGTTTCCGCGGGCCGGCCGGCCGCGCCAGCCGCGCCGGCGGGGACCCCCGGCCGCCGGCCGGCCCGCGGCGGGGGTGCCCGCACCGGGCGCGCGGGGGGCGGAGCGACCCGGCGGCGCGGCGGCTCCGCAACCCCGGGGCAGCGCTTCGGCAACTTCGTCACCGGCCCCTGCAACGAGCTCGGCTTCGCGGCGGCCTCCGCCCTCGCCTCCGGCGACCACGACGGCCCGCTCTTCGTGCACGGGCCCTGCGGCACCGGCAAGACGCACCTGGTCACCGGCCTCGTCGCCGCCTGGCGGGAGCGCTGCCCCGGCTCCCGCGTCGTTCACACCACCGGCGAACGCTTCACCAACCGCTTCATCGAGCACGCCCGCCGCGGCACGCTCGCGGCCTTCCGCCGCGAGTTCCGCGGCTGCCACCTGCTCGCCGTCGACGACGTGCATTTCATCGCCGGGAAGCAGAAGACCCAGCACGAGCTGCTGCACTGCTTCGACGCGGCGCTCTCCGCCGGGGTCCCGGTCGTCTTCGCCTCCGACCGGCACCCCCGGCAGCTGCAGGAGATGGGCACGCCGCTGTCCAGCCGCTGCCTGCAGGGCCTGGTCGCCGAGCTCGAGGCGCCGGCGCCCGCGATGCGGCGGACGCTCATCGCCGAGCTGGGCGCCCGCCGGGGGCTGCGGATCGACGCGGACGCCGCCGCCGCGCTCGAGCCGCTCGCCGGCCCCGGCGTCCGCGAGATCGAGGGCCTGCTCGCGAAGCTCGACGTGCTCGACCGGCTGGGGCCCGGCGGCCGGCTCAAGGCGATGGCGCCGCCGCCGGGCCGGACGGCCGCCGCGGGCGCGGCCCCGGCGGGCGCTCCGGGCCGCCCCGTCGGCGCCGCCCTGGTCGAGCGGCTCCGCCGCCTGGAGCGGCCCGGCCCGCCGCCGCGCCGGCTCAACCCCGGCCCCGCCGGCGTCGCCACGATCGCGGAGATCGTCGGCGAGGCCCTCGGGGTGGAGCCCCGCGAGGCGTTGGGCGCCGGCCGCAGCCGCGTCGTCGTGCAGGCCCGGGCCCTGGTCGCCCACCTCGCCCGCGAGCTGACCGCGATGAGCTACCCCGAGATCGCCCGTGCGATGGGCCGTCCCAGCCACTCGGGCGTCATCACCGCCGACAAGCGCGTGCGTTCGCAGGCCGAGGCCGACGCCGCGGTGCCGGTGGCCGGCGGCGGCGAGCCGGTCCCGGTCCGCCGGCTGCTGGCCGACCTGCGGGCGCGGCTGCGGGCGGCGGGCTGA
- a CDS encoding GNAT family N-acetyltransferase codes for MEASPAPGSRSPRTERERRRAAAVLLLGRAGRDRESRSAAERFLAYAEGQRLAVSLRTADAADGRPLAVAALAGPGRAAMVLVSPMRGPDAGPVARMLDDLVGGLGGVRVAQALPEPERDAERAALAGAGFETLATLVYLEGAAEPAREDPLPGVGAGWVQEQPWSPAASGRFAAAIECSYAGTLDCPGLIGRRPIEEVIEGHRGAGGPGAFAARRWRVWSDPAGPVAVLLLARLPQEPTLEVVYLGVAPRARGRGIGRLLLRRAQAEAARSGAERVVLAADAANRPALRVYRSAGFRSVQRRLAMARFRPLGAEGAA; via the coding sequence TTGGAAGCCTCCCCCGCCCCCGGCAGCCGGAGCCCCCGCACCGAGCGTGAGCGCCGCCGCGCGGCGGCGGTGCTGCTGCTCGGGCGGGCCGGACGCGACCGGGAGAGCCGGTCCGCGGCGGAGCGCTTCCTCGCGTACGCGGAGGGGCAGCGGCTGGCGGTTTCCCTCCGCACCGCCGACGCGGCCGACGGCCGGCCCCTGGCCGTGGCCGCGCTGGCGGGCCCCGGGCGGGCCGCCATGGTGCTCGTAAGCCCGATGCGCGGCCCGGACGCCGGCCCGGTGGCGCGGATGCTCGACGACCTGGTCGGCGGCCTCGGCGGCGTGCGGGTGGCGCAGGCGCTGCCCGAGCCCGAGCGCGACGCGGAGCGGGCGGCGCTGGCCGGGGCCGGCTTCGAGACGCTGGCGACGCTCGTCTACCTCGAGGGTGCCGCCGAGCCCGCACGCGAGGACCCGCTGCCCGGGGTCGGGGCGGGATGGGTGCAGGAGCAGCCTTGGAGCCCCGCGGCGAGCGGCCGCTTCGCCGCGGCGATCGAGTGCAGCTACGCGGGCACGCTGGACTGCCCGGGCCTCATCGGCCGGCGGCCGATCGAGGAGGTGATCGAGGGCCACCGCGGCGCCGGCGGCCCCGGAGCCTTCGCGGCCCGGCGGTGGCGGGTGTGGAGCGACCCGGCGGGGCCGGTCGCGGTGCTGCTGCTCGCGCGGCTCCCGCAGGAGCCGACGCTGGAGGTCGTCTACCTGGGCGTCGCTCCGCGGGCCCGGGGGCGGGGCATCGGCCGGCTGCTGCTCCGCCGCGCGCAGGCGGAGGCGGCGCGGTCGGGAGCGGAGCGCGTGGTGCTCGCGGCGGATGCCGCGAACCGGCCGGCGTTGCGGGTGTACCGCTCGGCGGGTTTCCGCAGCGTGCAGCGGCGGCTGGCGATGGCGCGTTTCCGCCCGCTCGGGGCCGAGGGGGCCGCCTGA